In Leptospira stimsonii, the following proteins share a genomic window:
- a CDS encoding TA system VapC family ribonuclease toxin: MAYLLDVNVLIALSDANHTFHQAAWDWFDQKSRRGWATCPITQNALVRILSNTSYPGSPGGVEVITEILHSLLKVKGHRFVPDDISLNSPSLFLKFGFVKSKQLTDVYLLALSVHHNLKFATFDSKIPVRSVESGKEHLELIVA; the protein is encoded by the coding sequence ATGGCTTATCTTCTGGATGTGAATGTTTTGATCGCACTGAGCGACGCAAACCATACGTTTCATCAGGCCGCCTGGGATTGGTTTGATCAAAAGTCTCGAAGGGGTTGGGCGACTTGTCCTATTACGCAGAACGCACTCGTACGAATTCTGAGTAACACTTCTTATCCGGGAAGTCCGGGCGGCGTGGAAGTCATAACCGAGATTCTACATTCGCTCCTAAAAGTAAAAGGCCATCGTTTTGTTCCGGATGATATTTCCCTCAATTCTCCCTCACTGTTTTTAAAATTCGGATTCGTAAAGTCCAAACAACTCACGGATGTGTATCTCCTTGCATTGAGCGTTCATCATAATCTCAAGTTCGCGACTTTCGATTCTAAAATTCCCGTCCGATCCGTGGAGAGCGGCAAGGAACACCTGGAACTCATTGTCGCTTAA
- a CDS encoding DASS family sodium-coupled anion symporter: MKQKLISILIILLCLSGLFLVQLWLGVPFSVSLMLSIFTLAGLFWILEPIPGYATSILILFLEILFFANPIGLPLFKFTEGKNPAVSVFLSSIADSSIILFLGGFVLAKASVKTGLDRFLANRVIRKFGTKSRRVLLGFMFTTAFISMWMSNTATTAMMIALSYPLFQILPEKEPFRKALLLGIPFAANIGGVGTPIGSPPNIIAMSLLRQQGISVSFGTWMMFAVPLVVLLLLFAWFLLLKLFPENGSLELTVEFTEPEGGAQSYSFRTTSIIFLGTVILWFTESLHGIPAGVIALLPLILFPAFGILNEKDINSLEWSVLLLIAGGIAIGVGLQQSGMGLWFSDILKPITKPEYAINVLFLLCTLALLLSTFMSNTAATNLLVPFAFPLSMLILPGSQEYLLEVCLGIALSASLAMALPVSTPPNAIAYAVGGFEIRDMIKAGLPIGLFGLLLTLIGYFIFL, translated from the coding sequence ATGAAACAGAAATTGATTTCAATTCTTATTATACTTCTTTGTTTGAGCGGTTTGTTCCTCGTTCAGTTATGGTTGGGGGTTCCTTTTTCCGTTTCCTTGATGCTAAGCATATTTACTCTGGCAGGGCTCTTTTGGATACTGGAGCCGATTCCCGGTTACGCGACTTCCATTCTCATTCTATTTTTGGAAATTCTATTCTTCGCAAATCCTATTGGGCTTCCTTTGTTTAAATTTACGGAAGGAAAAAATCCGGCTGTATCCGTTTTTCTTTCCTCTATCGCCGATTCGTCGATCATTCTTTTCTTAGGCGGTTTCGTTTTAGCAAAAGCCTCCGTAAAAACCGGTTTGGATCGTTTTCTTGCGAATCGCGTGATCCGTAAATTCGGGACGAAAAGTCGAAGAGTTCTTCTCGGTTTTATGTTCACTACCGCGTTTATCTCGATGTGGATGAGCAATACGGCGACAACGGCGATGATGATCGCTTTATCTTATCCATTGTTTCAAATTTTACCGGAAAAAGAGCCGTTTCGCAAAGCGCTCTTATTGGGAATTCCCTTTGCGGCCAATATCGGTGGAGTTGGAACTCCGATCGGATCTCCGCCAAATATCATTGCAATGAGTCTCCTGAGACAACAAGGAATTTCGGTTTCTTTCGGAACTTGGATGATGTTTGCGGTACCGTTAGTCGTTCTTTTACTGCTCTTTGCATGGTTTTTATTATTAAAACTTTTCCCTGAAAACGGCTCTTTGGAATTGACGGTGGAGTTTACGGAACCGGAAGGGGGAGCGCAGTCTTATTCGTTTCGAACCACTTCGATCATTTTTTTAGGAACGGTGATCCTTTGGTTTACCGAAAGCCTTCACGGGATTCCGGCGGGAGTGATCGCCTTACTGCCTTTGATTCTTTTTCCTGCCTTTGGGATTTTAAACGAAAAAGACATCAACTCCTTGGAATGGTCCGTTCTTCTTTTGATTGCTGGTGGGATTGCGATCGGTGTGGGACTGCAACAGAGCGGGATGGGTCTTTGGTTTTCCGATATTTTAAAACCGATTACCAAACCCGAATATGCAATCAACGTGTTATTCCTTCTGTGCACGTTAGCGCTCCTTCTGAGCACTTTTATGTCGAACACGGCCGCCACAAATCTTTTGGTTCCGTTTGCATTTCCGCTTTCTATGCTCATTCTTCCCGGTTCACAGGAATATCTTTTGGAAGTCTGTCTTGGGATCGCTCTTTCCGCATCGCTTGCGATGGCTCTTCCCGTGAGCACTCCTCCGAATGCGATCGCCTACGCCGTAGGCGGCTTTGAAATCAGAGATATGATCAAGGCAGGATTGCCCATCGGTCTTTTCGGACTTCTCTTGACTTTGATCGGGTATTTTATTTTTCTCTAA
- a CDS encoding antitoxin has protein sequence MKTTLEIPDTLYKQAKIKAAERGVSMRVLIITALEHNLKMEEEYAKIKASEKFGSNRYGWPVLPKQKGIKVTNELINQLREEEG, from the coding sequence GTGAAAACAACCTTAGAAATTCCGGACACTCTCTACAAACAAGCCAAGATAAAAGCGGCCGAGCGAGGCGTTTCGATGCGCGTTCTCATTATTACGGCTTTGGAGCATAATCTAAAGATGGAAGAAGAATATGCAAAGATCAAAGCGTCTGAAAAGTTCGGATCCAATCGATACGGTTGGCCTGTGCTTCCCAAACAAAAGGGAATCAAGGTCACGAACGAATTGATCAATCAACTCAGAGAGGAAGAAGGTTAG